A region of Piscinibacter gummiphilus DNA encodes the following proteins:
- the kdsA gene encoding 3-deoxy-8-phosphooctulonate synthase, with protein MKLCGFDVGIDKPFFLLAGPCVVESEQLQMDVAGHLKEITSALGIPFIFKSSYDKANRSSGSTFRGPGMEKGLEILAKVKRELNVPVITDVHSEAEVPHVASVVDVLQTPAFLCRQTDFIRAVAQSGKPVNIKKGQFLAPADMKNVIQKARDAAREKGLNEDNFLACERGVSFGYNNLVSDMRSLAIMRDTGAPVVFDATHSVQLPGGQGTSSGGQREFVPVLSRAAVAVGVAGLFMETHPDPAKAMSDGPNAVPLKHMRALLEQLVALDRVVKQQPLLENDFSC; from the coding sequence ATGAAACTCTGCGGATTCGACGTCGGCATCGACAAGCCGTTCTTCCTGCTCGCCGGCCCCTGCGTCGTCGAGTCCGAGCAGCTCCAAATGGACGTGGCCGGCCACCTGAAGGAAATCACCAGCGCATTGGGCATTCCCTTCATCTTCAAGAGCAGCTACGACAAGGCCAACCGCTCGTCGGGCAGCACGTTCCGCGGCCCGGGCATGGAAAAGGGCCTGGAGATCCTGGCGAAGGTGAAGCGCGAGCTGAACGTGCCGGTGATCACCGACGTGCACTCGGAAGCCGAGGTGCCGCACGTGGCGTCCGTCGTCGACGTGCTGCAGACGCCCGCGTTCCTGTGCCGCCAGACCGATTTCATCCGCGCCGTCGCCCAGAGCGGCAAGCCGGTGAACATCAAGAAGGGCCAGTTCCTCGCGCCGGCCGACATGAAGAACGTGATCCAGAAGGCCCGCGACGCCGCGCGCGAGAAGGGCCTGAACGAAGACAACTTCCTCGCCTGCGAGCGGGGCGTGAGCTTCGGCTACAACAACCTCGTGAGCGACATGCGTTCGCTCGCGATCATGCGCGACACCGGCGCACCGGTGGTGTTCGACGCCACCCACTCCGTGCAGCTGCCGGGCGGCCAGGGCACCAGCTCCGGCGGCCAGCGCGAGTTCGTGCCGGTGCTGTCCCGCGCCGCCGTCGCCGTGGGCGTGGCGGGCCTCTTCATGGAGACCCACCCCGACCCCGCCAAGGCGATGAGCGATGGCCCCAACGCCGTGCCCCTGAAGCACATGCGTGCGTTGCTCGAACAGCTGGTGGCGCTCGACCGCGTGGTCAAGCAGCAGCCGCTGCTCGAGAACGACTTCTCCTGCTGA
- a CDS encoding CTP synthase codes for MTKFVFVTGGVVSSLGKGIAAASLAAILESRGLKVTLLKLDPYLNVDPGTMSPFQHGEVFVTDDGAETDLDLGHYERFITTRMKKANNFTSGQIYKSVLEKERRGDYLGKTVQVIPHVTNEIQDFVKRGADQAEVDVAIVEVGGTVGDIESLPFLEAARQMSLRLGPNNTAFVHLTYVPWIAAAGELKTKPTQHTAQKLREIGIQADVLLCRADRRIPDEERSKISLFTNVPEWGVISMWDVDTIYKVPRMLHEQGLDGLICDKLRINTPPANLKRWDALVHEVENPARRVSIAMCGKYTDLSDSYKSLNEALRHAGIHNHAKVDIEYVDSETLTTDTVGQLARFDAILVPGGFGKRGVEGKILAAQYAREHKLPYLGICLGMQVATIEYARHMAGLDGANSTEFDTEAKHPVIALIDEWQDADGSIQKRNAQSDLGGTMRLGAQSSDVKRGTLAHEIYGDVVTERHRHRYEANVNYLDKLSEAGLVISALTQREKLTEIVELPRTVHPWYMGVQFHPEFKSTPWDGHPLFKSYIEAALSHQTARLNVSEKKVAA; via the coding sequence ATGACCAAGTTCGTCTTTGTCACCGGCGGTGTGGTGTCCTCGCTGGGCAAGGGCATCGCGGCTGCATCCCTCGCGGCGATCCTCGAATCCCGCGGCCTGAAGGTCACCCTCCTCAAGCTCGATCCCTACCTCAACGTGGATCCGGGCACGATGTCGCCGTTCCAGCACGGCGAGGTGTTCGTCACCGACGACGGCGCTGAAACCGACCTCGACCTCGGCCACTACGAGCGCTTCATCACCACGCGGATGAAGAAGGCCAACAACTTCACGAGCGGCCAGATCTACAAGAGCGTGCTCGAGAAGGAGCGCCGCGGCGACTACCTCGGCAAGACCGTCCAGGTCATCCCGCACGTCACCAACGAGATCCAGGACTTCGTCAAGCGCGGCGCCGACCAGGCCGAGGTGGACGTGGCCATCGTGGAAGTGGGCGGCACCGTGGGCGACATCGAGAGCCTGCCGTTCCTCGAGGCCGCGCGCCAGATGAGCCTGCGCCTCGGCCCCAACAACACCGCGTTCGTGCACCTCACCTACGTGCCGTGGATCGCCGCGGCCGGCGAGTTGAAGACCAAGCCCACGCAGCACACCGCGCAGAAGCTGCGCGAGATCGGCATCCAGGCCGACGTGCTGCTGTGCCGCGCCGACCGCCGCATCCCCGACGAGGAACGCAGCAAGATCTCGCTGTTCACGAACGTGCCCGAATGGGGCGTGATCTCCATGTGGGACGTGGACACCATCTACAAGGTGCCGCGCATGCTGCACGAACAGGGCCTCGACGGCCTGATCTGCGACAAGCTGCGCATCAACACCCCGCCGGCCAACCTGAAGCGCTGGGACGCCCTGGTCCACGAGGTGGAGAACCCGGCCCGCCGCGTCAGCATCGCGATGTGCGGCAAGTACACCGACCTGTCCGACTCGTACAAGTCGCTGAACGAGGCCCTGCGCCACGCCGGCATCCACAACCACGCCAAGGTCGACATCGAGTACGTCGACTCGGAAACGCTGACCACCGACACCGTGGGCCAGCTCGCCCGCTTCGACGCCATCTTGGTGCCGGGCGGTTTCGGCAAGCGCGGCGTGGAAGGCAAGATCCTCGCGGCCCAGTACGCCCGCGAGCACAAGCTGCCCTACCTCGGCATCTGCCTCGGCATGCAGGTGGCCACCATCGAGTACGCCCGCCACATGGCCGGCCTCGACGGCGCCAACAGCACCGAGTTCGACACCGAGGCCAAGCACCCGGTGATCGCGCTGATCGACGAATGGCAGGACGCCGACGGCTCCATCCAGAAGCGCAACGCCCAGTCCGACCTCGGCGGCACCATGCGCCTCGGCGCACAGAGCTCCGACGTCAAGCGGGGCACGCTGGCCCACGAGATCTACGGCGACGTGGTGACCGAACGGCACCGCCACCGCTACGAGGCCAACGTCAACTACCTCGACAAGCTGAGCGAGGCCGGCCTCGTGATCTCCGCGCTCACACAGCGCGAGAAGCTCACCGAGATCGTCGAACTGCCGCGCACGGTTCACCCGTGGTACATGGGCGTGCAGTTCCACCCCGAGTTCAAGAGCACGCCTTGGGACGGCCATCCGCTGTTCAAGTCGTACATCGAGGCCGCGCTGTCGCACCAGACCGCCCGCCTCAACGTTTCCGAGAAGAAGGTGGCAGCATGA
- a CDS encoding alpha/beta fold hydrolase — translation MVKKKASLPPIVFSHANSFPAGTYRKLFEAWRAAGHEVFAVDKYGHDPKYPVSNHWPRLRDQLVHFAETEVGRPAYFVGHSLGGFLSVLAAARKPELACGVVLLDSPIIGGILGAMVNFAKSTGFGARYSPGHISQRRRHHWPTRENAYNHFRAKAAFARWDAEVLRDYIDTGIVPAEPPMEKGVTLAFHREVETAIYNTLPHDIPRFLKSHPLQAPLAFVGGTQSAEVRQVGMIATERIADGRISWIEGSHLYPFERPDETSAEVLRWLSLFRGEEPPVAP, via the coding sequence ATGGTCAAGAAGAAAGCGTCCCTTCCCCCGATCGTCTTCTCGCACGCGAACAGTTTCCCCGCCGGCACCTACCGCAAGCTGTTCGAGGCCTGGCGCGCCGCCGGCCACGAGGTGTTCGCCGTCGACAAGTACGGCCACGACCCGAAGTACCCCGTGAGCAACCACTGGCCGCGCCTGCGCGACCAGCTCGTGCACTTCGCCGAGACCGAGGTGGGCCGTCCCGCGTACTTCGTGGGCCATTCGCTCGGCGGTTTCCTGAGCGTGCTGGCCGCGGCCCGCAAGCCCGAGCTGGCCTGCGGCGTGGTGCTGCTCGACTCGCCCATCATCGGCGGCATCCTCGGCGCGATGGTCAACTTCGCCAAGAGCACGGGCTTCGGCGCGCGCTACTCGCCGGGGCACATCTCCCAGCGCCGCCGCCACCACTGGCCGACCCGGGAGAACGCCTACAACCACTTCCGCGCCAAGGCCGCGTTCGCGCGCTGGGACGCCGAGGTGCTGCGCGACTACATCGACACCGGCATCGTGCCGGCCGAACCCCCGATGGAAAAGGGCGTCACGCTCGCCTTCCACCGCGAGGTCGAGACGGCCATCTACAACACCCTGCCCCACGACATCCCCCGCTTCCTGAAGTCGCACCCGCTGCAGGCCCCGCTCGCCTTCGTGGGTGGCACCCAGTCCGCCGAGGTGAGGCAGGTGGGCATGATCGCCACCGAGCGCATCGCCGACGGGCGGATCTCCTGGATCGAGGGGTCGCACCTGTACCCGTTCGAGCGGCCGGACGAGACCTCGGCCGAGGTATTGCGCTGGTTGTCCCTGTTCCGAGGGGAGGAGCCACCGGTCGCCCCCTGA
- a CDS encoding proteasome-type protease — MTYCIGVKLDAGLVFLSDSRTNAGVDQISTFRKMMVYEKPGDRFMVLLSAGNLSISQSIREILQVERLENGDEPPITIWNATSMFDVARVLGSAIRRIHDQDAAALAHAGVDFNASLILGGQIGNEPMRLFLVYSAGNFIEATRETCYFQIGESKYGKPVLDRMITPQTPLDEAAKCALVSMDSTLKSNLSVGLPLDLLVYEANALQSEKIVCIDDHNPYFAMIRGAWGQKLRQVFESIDDPQWGSDSATYPLRAPSRYEPMGKIHHPGEKIL, encoded by the coding sequence ATGACCTACTGCATCGGTGTCAAGCTCGACGCGGGCCTCGTGTTCCTGTCCGACTCCCGCACCAACGCCGGGGTGGACCAGATCAGCACGTTCCGCAAGATGATGGTCTACGAGAAGCCGGGCGACCGCTTCATGGTGCTGCTGTCGGCCGGCAACCTGTCGATCTCGCAGTCCATCCGCGAGATCCTGCAGGTCGAGCGCCTGGAGAACGGCGACGAGCCGCCCATCACGATCTGGAACGCCACGAGCATGTTCGACGTGGCCCGCGTGCTCGGCAGCGCCATCCGCCGCATCCACGACCAGGACGCGGCCGCGCTCGCCCATGCCGGCGTCGACTTCAACGCCTCCCTGATCCTCGGCGGGCAGATCGGCAACGAGCCGATGCGCCTGTTCCTCGTGTACTCGGCCGGCAACTTCATCGAGGCCACGCGCGAGACCTGCTACTTCCAGATCGGCGAATCGAAGTACGGCAAGCCCGTGCTCGACCGCATGATCACGCCGCAGACGCCGCTCGACGAGGCGGCCAAGTGCGCGCTGGTGTCGATGGACTCCACGCTGAAGTCGAACCTGTCGGTGGGGCTGCCGCTCGACCTGCTCGTCTACGAGGCCAACGCGCTGCAGAGCGAGAAGATCGTCTGCATCGACGACCACAACCCGTATTTCGCGATGATCCGCGGGGCCTGGGGCCAGAAGCTGCGCCAGGTGTTCGAGTCCATCGACGACCCCCAGTGGGGCTCCGACTCCGCCACGTATCCCCTGCGCGCGCCGTCGCGCTACGAACCCATGGGCAAGATCCACCACCCCGGGGAAAAGATCCTCTGA
- the mutS gene encoding DNA mismatch repair protein MutS, whose protein sequence is MTDASTLPDLSAHTPMMQQYLRIKHGFPDTLVFYRMGDFYELFFDDARKANRLLDITITTRGQTAGEPVVMAGVPVHAVENYLAKLIKMGEAVAIAEQVGDVATAKGPVERKVVRVVTPGTVTDTELLSDKRDALLLAVSERRHKGVTTYGLAWLGLSNGQLGLTECGERDLPGWLSRLNAAEALVDRDAVPEALKQSRLSITHRPTWQFDAALGERKLCEQLRVATLAGYSAHELTVAHAAASALLSYAEHTQGQALAHVRTLSVERASQLVDLPPTTHRNLELVQTLRGDDSPTLLSLIDTCRTGMGSRALRHWLTHPLRERSVAMQRHDALDVLMRDVLNPLRDTLRGISDVERITARVALRQVRPREMSGLRATLQALPALRALVPAGKAVLLDMLAEALSPDPAVEALLTAAIAEEPAVQLRDGGVIAPGYDAQLDELRAISTNCDDFLLELETRERARTGIPNLRVQFNKVHGFYIEVTQGQASKVPVDYQRRQTLKNAERFITPELKAFEDKALSAQDRSLAREKMLYEQVIDGLQAHLEALSGLARALASLDALAALAERAHTLNWCRPQFVREPCISIDGGRHPVVEARLQETGAGNFMANDCRLDATRKMLVITGPNMGGKSTFMRQVALIALLAAMGSFVPATACRLGPIDAIHTRIGAADDLANAQSTFMLEMTEAAAIVHGATEHSLVLMDEIGRGTSTFDGLALAGAIATHLHDRNKAFTLFATHYFELTEFPLKHPHAINVHVSAAENGDDIVFLHDIQPGPASRSYGVQVARLAGMPSNLVRQARHTLAALETGKEAASAQVDLFAAPAAAPESEPSEVERALSGINPDMLSPKEALDALYRLKNLQKQEATS, encoded by the coding sequence ATGACCGACGCCAGCACCCTCCCCGACCTCAGCGCCCACACGCCCATGATGCAGCAGTACCTGCGCATCAAGCACGGCTTCCCGGACACGCTGGTGTTCTACCGGATGGGTGACTTCTACGAGCTGTTCTTCGACGACGCCCGCAAGGCCAACCGCCTGCTGGACATCACGATCACCACGCGCGGGCAGACGGCCGGCGAACCCGTGGTGATGGCCGGGGTTCCGGTGCACGCGGTCGAGAACTACCTCGCCAAGCTCATCAAGATGGGCGAGGCGGTCGCCATCGCCGAGCAGGTGGGCGACGTGGCCACGGCCAAGGGCCCGGTCGAGCGCAAGGTGGTGCGCGTGGTCACGCCGGGCACGGTGACCGACACCGAACTGCTCTCCGACAAGCGAGACGCACTGCTGCTCGCCGTTTCCGAACGCCGGCACAAGGGTGTCACGACGTATGGCCTCGCGTGGCTGGGCCTGTCCAACGGGCAGCTGGGCCTCACCGAATGTGGCGAGCGCGACCTGCCGGGCTGGCTCTCGCGCCTGAACGCGGCCGAGGCGCTGGTGGACCGCGACGCGGTGCCCGAGGCGCTGAAGCAGTCGCGCCTGTCGATCACGCACCGCCCCACGTGGCAGTTCGACGCGGCGCTCGGCGAACGCAAGCTGTGCGAGCAGCTGCGCGTGGCCACGCTCGCGGGCTACAGCGCCCACGAGCTGACCGTGGCCCATGCCGCCGCGTCGGCGCTGCTGAGCTACGCCGAACACACGCAGGGCCAGGCGCTGGCCCACGTGCGCACGCTGTCGGTCGAACGCGCGAGCCAGCTCGTCGACCTGCCGCCCACCACGCACCGCAACCTCGAACTGGTGCAGACGCTGCGCGGCGACGACTCGCCCACGCTGCTGTCCCTCATCGACACGTGCCGCACCGGCATGGGCAGCCGCGCGCTGCGCCACTGGCTCACGCACCCGCTGCGCGAGCGTTCGGTGGCGATGCAGCGGCACGACGCCCTCGACGTGCTGATGCGCGACGTGCTGAACCCGCTGCGCGACACGCTGCGCGGCATCAGCGACGTCGAACGCATCACCGCCCGCGTCGCGCTGCGCCAGGTGCGCCCGCGCGAGATGTCGGGCCTGCGCGCCACGCTGCAGGCCCTGCCCGCGCTGCGCGCGCTCGTGCCGGCGGGCAAGGCCGTGCTGCTCGACATGCTGGCCGAGGCGCTGTCGCCCGACCCCGCGGTCGAGGCGCTGCTCACCGCCGCCATCGCCGAGGAACCCGCGGTGCAGCTGCGTGACGGCGGCGTGATCGCCCCGGGCTACGACGCCCAGCTCGACGAGCTGCGCGCCATCAGCACCAACTGCGACGACTTCCTGCTCGAGCTGGAGACGCGCGAACGCGCCCGCACCGGCATCCCGAACCTGCGCGTGCAGTTCAACAAGGTGCACGGCTTCTACATCGAGGTGACCCAGGGCCAGGCGTCGAAGGTGCCGGTCGACTACCAGCGCCGCCAGACGCTGAAGAACGCCGAGCGGTTCATCACGCCCGAGCTGAAGGCCTTCGAGGACAAGGCCCTGTCCGCGCAGGACCGGTCCCTCGCCCGCGAGAAGATGCTCTACGAGCAGGTGATCGACGGCCTGCAGGCGCACCTCGAGGCACTGTCGGGCCTGGCCCGGGCGCTGGCCTCGCTCGACGCGCTCGCGGCACTGGCCGAACGCGCCCACACCCTCAACTGGTGCCGCCCGCAGTTCGTGCGCGAGCCGTGCATCTCGATCGACGGCGGCCGCCACCCGGTGGTCGAGGCACGGCTGCAGGAGACCGGCGCCGGCAACTTCATGGCCAACGACTGCCGGCTCGACGCCACGCGCAAGATGCTCGTGATCACCGGGCCGAACATGGGCGGCAAGAGCACGTTCATGCGCCAGGTCGCGCTGATCGCGCTGCTCGCGGCCATGGGCTCCTTCGTGCCGGCGACCGCCTGCCGCCTCGGCCCCATCGACGCGATCCACACCCGCATCGGCGCGGCCGACGACCTGGCCAACGCCCAGTCGACCTTCATGCTCGAGATGACGGAGGCCGCGGCCATCGTGCACGGCGCCACCGAACACTCGCTCGTGCTGATGGACGAGATCGGCCGCGGCACGTCCACGTTCGACGGCCTCGCGCTCGCCGGGGCCATCGCCACGCACCTGCACGACCGGAACAAGGCCTTCACGCTGTTCGCGACGCACTACTTCGAGCTGACCGAGTTCCCGCTGAAGCACCCGCACGCCATCAACGTGCACGTCTCGGCGGCCGAAAACGGCGACGACATCGTGTTCCTGCACGACATCCAGCCCGGCCCGGCGAGCCGCAGCTACGGCGTGCAGGTGGCACGCCTCGCGGGCATGCCGTCCAACCTGGTGCGCCAGGCGCGCCACACGCTGGCCGCGCTCGAGACCGGCAAGGAGGCCGCCAGCGCCCAGGTGGACCTGTTCGCGGCGCCCGCGGCGGCCCCGGAGTCCGAGCCGTCGGAGGTGGAACGTGCGCTCTCGGGCATCAACCCCGATATGCTGTCGCCCAAGGAAGCGCTCGACGCGCTCTACCGCCTGAAGAACCTTCAAAAGCAAGAAGCCACGTCATGA
- a CDS encoding methyl-accepting chemotaxis protein has product MKLDDISLSRKLWGSIIVLLLAMLTAGVWTRHSVSAAHRDAAERTHRADELITMTTYWQAVSTANTSATIASMYSTEQPVVDLFSARLKAGIATSSATQKRILEMASTDADKAAMDVIAEHRKTVLGLVKKGTAMKQTDQAGVKNFLDTEFLPNIEKYDGAMLALVDLQRKQRDDIARETEAAIGRTVAIGTGITFAVIALGLFWVSILVRSINRPLQRAVELAEAIASGDLSREVKETRRDELGRLLQGMSRMAAQLRSVVAEVRQGVSSVSVASTQIASGNLDLSSRTEQTASNLQETASSLEQLTGTVTQSADVARQATQLATSAADAASRGGDVVGEVVSSMEKISDASRRINDIIGVIDGIAFQTNILALNAAVEAARAGEQGRGFAVVASEVRSLAQRSAEAAKEIKVLIGRSVESVEVGSRQVDQARDVMGEIVSSVRHVSSLIGEMATSASEQRDGINQVHQAVDTIDQMTQQNAALVEESTAAAASLRDQAHRLTETVAVFNVGR; this is encoded by the coding sequence TTGAAGCTCGACGACATCTCCCTCTCCAGGAAGCTCTGGGGATCCATCATCGTGTTGCTGCTGGCGATGCTCACCGCCGGCGTCTGGACGCGGCACAGCGTCAGCGCGGCCCACCGCGACGCCGCCGAGCGCACGCACCGCGCCGACGAGCTGATCACGATGACCACGTACTGGCAGGCGGTCAGCACCGCCAACACCAGTGCCACCATCGCCTCCATGTACTCGACGGAACAGCCCGTCGTGGACCTGTTCTCGGCCCGGCTGAAGGCCGGCATCGCCACCAGCAGCGCGACCCAGAAGCGCATCCTGGAGATGGCCAGCACCGACGCCGACAAGGCCGCGATGGACGTGATCGCCGAACACCGCAAGACCGTGCTGGGCCTGGTCAAGAAGGGCACGGCCATGAAGCAGACGGACCAGGCCGGCGTCAAGAACTTCCTCGACACGGAGTTCCTGCCCAACATCGAGAAGTACGACGGCGCGATGCTCGCCCTCGTGGACCTGCAGCGCAAGCAGCGCGACGACATCGCGCGCGAGACCGAGGCCGCCATCGGCCGCACCGTGGCGATCGGCACCGGCATCACGTTCGCCGTGATCGCCCTGGGCCTCTTCTGGGTGTCCATCCTCGTGCGCTCCATCAACCGCCCGCTGCAGCGCGCCGTGGAACTCGCCGAGGCCATCGCCTCGGGTGACCTGAGCCGCGAGGTGAAGGAGACCCGCCGCGACGAACTGGGCCGCCTGCTGCAGGGCATGTCGCGCATGGCCGCGCAACTGCGTTCCGTGGTCGCCGAGGTGCGCCAAGGGGTCAGCTCGGTGTCGGTCGCCTCCACGCAGATCGCCTCGGGCAACCTCGACCTGTCCTCGCGCACGGAACAGACCGCGTCGAACCTGCAGGAGACCGCCTCGAGCCTCGAACAGCTGACCGGCACCGTGACCCAGTCCGCCGACGTGGCCCGCCAGGCGACCCAGCTCGCCACCTCGGCCGCCGACGCGGCCTCGCGCGGCGGCGACGTCGTGGGCGAGGTGGTGTCGAGCATGGAGAAGATCTCCGACGCCTCGCGCCGCATCAACGACATCATCGGCGTGATCGACGGCATCGCGTTCCAGACCAACATCCTCGCGTTGAACGCCGCGGTGGAAGCCGCCCGCGCCGGCGAGCAGGGCCGCGGCTTCGCCGTGGTCGCGAGCGAGGTGCGATCGCTCGCGCAGCGCTCCGCCGAAGCCGCCAAGGAGATCAAGGTGCTGATCGGCCGCTCGGTCGAATCGGTCGAGGTGGGCTCGCGCCAGGTGGACCAGGCCCGCGACGTGATGGGCGAGATCGTCTCCAGCGTGCGCCACGTGTCGAGCCTGATCGGCGAGATGGCCACGTCCGCGTCCGAACAGCGCGACGGCATCAACCAGGTGCACCAGGCCGTCGACACCATCGACCAGATGACCCAGCAGAACGCGGCGCTGGTGGAGGAGTCCACGGCGGCCGCCGCCTCGCTGCGCGACCAGGCGCATCGCCTGACGGAGACGGTGGCTGTGTTCAACGTGGGTCGCTGA
- a CDS encoding inositol monophosphatase family protein, producing the protein MSQTLHPMLNVAVKAARAAGSLINRASLDLDLLKVNTKSPNDFVTEVDQKAEEVIIETLLGAYPGHGILAEESGRTHGAPHSEYVWIIDPLDGTTNFIHGFPYYAVSIALAYRDQIQQAVVYDPTRNDLFYASKGRGAFLNDKRIRVSKRTRMSDALIGTGFPFRKGDNFKRYMKMFEDVMVSCAGVRRPGAAALDLCNVAAGNYDGFFEPGLNPWDIAAGSLIVTEAGGLIGNFTGESDYMYQREVMAGNPKIYAQMVGLLKKYSRVIADDAKPAGIGAEPLDAADADAKNLPDWSPEAALAKAEAEAQSPEALAAARKKRAVRIRKEDVAPKGDAQG; encoded by the coding sequence ATGTCCCAAACGCTCCACCCGATGCTCAACGTCGCCGTCAAGGCCGCACGTGCAGCCGGGTCGCTGATCAACCGGGCCTCGCTCGACCTGGACCTGCTCAAGGTCAACACGAAGTCGCCCAACGACTTCGTCACGGAGGTGGATCAGAAGGCCGAAGAGGTCATCATCGAAACGCTGCTGGGCGCCTACCCCGGCCACGGCATCCTCGCCGAAGAGTCGGGCCGCACGCACGGCGCCCCGCACAGCGAGTACGTCTGGATCATCGACCCGCTCGACGGCACCACCAACTTCATCCACGGCTTCCCGTACTACGCGGTGTCCATCGCGCTCGCGTACCGCGACCAGATCCAGCAGGCCGTGGTGTACGACCCCACCCGCAACGACCTGTTCTACGCCTCGAAGGGCCGCGGCGCGTTCCTGAACGACAAGCGCATCCGCGTCTCCAAGCGCACCCGCATGTCCGACGCCCTGATCGGCACGGGCTTCCCGTTCCGCAAGGGGGACAACTTCAAGCGCTACATGAAGATGTTCGAGGACGTGATGGTGAGCTGCGCCGGCGTGCGCCGCCCCGGCGCCGCCGCGCTCGACCTGTGCAACGTGGCCGCCGGCAACTACGACGGCTTCTTCGAGCCGGGCCTGAACCCGTGGGACATCGCCGCCGGTTCGCTGATCGTCACCGAGGCCGGTGGCCTGATCGGCAACTTCACGGGGGAGTCCGACTACATGTACCAGCGCGAGGTCATGGCCGGCAACCCGAAGATCTACGCGCAGATGGTGGGTCTGCTGAAGAAGTACTCCCGCGTGATCGCCGACGACGCGAAGCCGGCCGGCATCGGCGCCGAACCGCTCGACGCGGCCGACGCCGACGCGAAGAACCTGCCCGACTGGAGCCCCGAGGCCGCCCTGGCCAAGGCCGAAGCCGAGGCCCAGTCGCCCGAGGCACTCGCCGCCGCCCGGAAGAAGCGCGCCGTGCGCATCCGCAAGGAAGACGTGGCGCCCAAGGGCGACGCGCAGGGCTGA
- a CDS encoding RNA methyltransferase: protein MDTTRFILVNTSHPGNVGATARAMKVMGFSDLVLVAPRFPDVLVQEETVAMASGAADILVRARIVPTLTEALDGVTFACATAMTPRDFGPPTRAPRDLMPELAAGGHRVGFVFGSERYGLSNEDVYRCHVCLSIPTQPEYGSLNLAQAVQLLSYDWRQALGGFPVAPRTTDPELADAVAVTGLLDHWQRALTAIEFLDPAAPRKLMPRLNQLLNRAQLTTEEIHILRGIARAMEKKAG from the coding sequence ATGGACACCACCCGCTTCATCCTCGTCAACACCAGCCACCCGGGCAACGTGGGGGCCACCGCCCGCGCGATGAAGGTGATGGGCTTCTCCGACCTGGTGCTGGTGGCCCCCCGTTTCCCCGACGTGCTGGTGCAGGAGGAGACGGTGGCGATGGCCAGCGGCGCGGCCGACATCCTCGTGCGCGCCCGCATCGTGCCCACGCTGACCGAGGCCCTCGACGGCGTGACCTTCGCCTGCGCCACGGCCATGACCCCGCGCGACTTCGGCCCGCCCACGCGCGCCCCGCGCGACCTGATGCCCGAACTCGCGGCCGGCGGCCATCGGGTCGGCTTCGTCTTCGGCTCCGAGCGCTACGGCCTGTCGAACGAGGACGTGTACCGCTGCCACGTGTGCCTCAGCATCCCGACCCAGCCCGAGTACGGCTCGCTGAACCTCGCGCAGGCGGTGCAGCTGCTCTCCTACGACTGGCGCCAGGCACTGGGCGGGTTCCCGGTCGCGCCCCGCACCACCGATCCCGAGCTGGCCGACGCCGTGGCCGTGACCGGCCTGCTCGACCACTGGCAGCGCGCGCTGACGGCCATCGAGTTCCTCGACCCGGCCGCGCCGCGCAAGCTGATGCCGCGGCTGAACCAGCTCCTCAACCGCGCGCAGCTGACCACCGAGGAGATCCACATCCTGCGCGGCATCGCCCGGGCGATGGAGAAGAAGGCGGGCTGA
- the cysE gene encoding serine O-acetyltransferase, whose translation MFQRLREDIACILERDPAAHSWWTVLTCYPGLHAILMHRWAHACWDNGFRWAGRFISHMGRFFTGIEIHPGARIGRRVFIDHGMGVVVGETAEIGDECTIYQGVTLGGTSLTKGAKRHPTLGRGVIVGANSQVLGGFTVGDGARIGSNAVVVKPVPPGATAVGNPARIILKEDEAQREAAAARMGFSAYGVTQNDDPLSQAMKGLIDNAAGNAHQIAMLWAAIEKLAPVRKDCVPNDAQVTEDFDAERLKQLMK comes from the coding sequence ATGTTCCAGCGCCTACGAGAAGACATCGCCTGCATCCTGGAGCGCGACCCCGCCGCGCACTCGTGGTGGACGGTGTTGACCTGTTACCCGGGCCTGCATGCGATCCTGATGCACCGCTGGGCGCACGCCTGCTGGGACAACGGGTTCCGCTGGGCGGGCCGCTTCATCTCGCACATGGGGCGCTTCTTCACCGGCATCGAGATCCACCCGGGCGCCCGCATCGGGCGGCGGGTGTTCATCGACCACGGCATGGGCGTGGTGGTGGGTGAAACGGCCGAGATCGGCGACGAGTGCACGATCTACCAGGGCGTGACCCTCGGCGGCACCTCGCTCACGAAGGGTGCCAAGCGGCATCCGACGCTCGGGCGCGGCGTGATCGTGGGCGCGAACTCCCAGGTGCTGGGCGGCTTCACGGTGGGCGACGGCGCCCGCATCGGCTCCAACGCGGTGGTGGTCAAGCCGGTGCCCCCGGGCGCCACGGCCGTGGGCAACCCGGCGCGCATCATCCTGAAGGAAGACGAGGCCCAGCGCGAAGCCGCGGCCGCGCGCATGGGCTTCTCGGCCTACGGCGTCACGCAGAACGACGACCCGCTGTCGCAAGCCATGAAGGGGCTGATCGACAACGCGGCCGGCAATGCGCATCAGATCGCGATGCTGTGGGCGGCGATCGAGAAGCTGGCGCCGGTGCGGAAGGATTGTGTGCCGAACGATGCGCAGGTCACCGAGGACTTCGACGCCGAGCGCCTCAAGCAGTTGATGAAGTAG